The nucleotide window GCTAGAGATGTAGCACACTAAATCTGTGAGTCAAGCGCTATTCTCATAGCGGCGTTTTTCGCTCGCGATATCGGGGATGAAGGCAAGGCGGGGGGCGATCCCCGCCTCTTCATTTAGCGCGCAGGCCGCGGATCAGCGCTTTCATCACCTTGCGATAGGCATCGACCTCCTCGGCGGGCGCCTGGGCGGCGCGGTCGAACAGGGCGTTGAGCAGATGTGCCAGGGGCAGGGCGGGGAGGTCGCGAATGGCTCCGGCCGCCAGGGCCGCATTCACTCCCTCGATCAGTGTCCGCAAACCATGGCGGGCATCGATCCCGTCCAATGTCTCCCGCCCGAGTACGGCGGGCGCATCGACCAATAGGATGCGTCGGCGTCCGGCATCCTGCATGGCGCCGATAAAGCCCTCGCCGCCGCGGACCAGTGCCTTTATAGGCCCGGGCTCGTCCTCGCCCGCTTCGGCCGCCTGGTGAATGGCCAGCGCCAAAAGCGCATGTTCTTCTTCAACGACGGCGGCAAACAGCGCCTGTTTGTCGCTGAAATGGTGATAGAGCGCGCCCCGCGTCACCCCGGCAGCAGCCGCAATCTCGGGCGTGCTGGTCGCGGTATAGCCGTTCTCAGCGAATAATTGCCGTGCCGCTGCCAGAAGCGCGCGCCGCGTCGCCGCCCGGCGATCCTCCTGACGTCTTCTGACATCACTCATACATACAACCTGTATTTATCTATACAAACAGACAGAATGTTTGTAAGATGCACCAAAATCAGGGAGTATTCAAACCATGTTTTCCGCCCTCTATCCATTGCTGCAGGTGACCGACATCGCCACCACCAGCCGTTTTTATCAGGATCATTTCGGCTTCAAGCCGGTCTTTGCCAGCGACTGGTACATGCATTTGCGCGCCGAGTCCTCGGGGCAGCAATTGGCCATTATCGCCTATGA belongs to Devosia sp. XK-2 and includes:
- a CDS encoding helix-turn-helix domain-containing protein translates to MSDVRRRQEDRRAATRRALLAAARQLFAENGYTATSTPEIAAAAGVTRGALYHHFSDKQALFAAVVEEEHALLALAIHQAAEAGEDEPGPIKALVRGGEGFIGAMQDAGRRRILLVDAPAVLGRETLDGIDARHGLRTLIEGVNAALAAGAIRDLPALPLAHLLNALFDRAAQAPAEEVDAYRKVMKALIRGLRAK